The Lactuca sativa cultivar Salinas chromosome 2, Lsat_Salinas_v11, whole genome shotgun sequence genome includes the window CTGTAATGGTTAGGTTGTAGCAATGTATGTGATGGTATCATTATCTGTAATGGTTAGGTTGTAGCAGTGAATGTGAAGGTATCCTTTTCTGTAATGGTTAAGTTGTGTATGTATTGTAATGCAGATGGTTAAGATTTTTAAGATCAATGAAAATGGTGTTTATGTATTGGTTAGGTTGTCTATGTATTGTAATGCAAATGTACTGTAATGGTTGTAGCAgtgttgtattgattatgttttaAAGTGATGTATAAGCAGCATATTGACCATTAATTAGTACCAAACTATAACAGGGCAATGAGGGTGACATCATAAGAAGAATATAACAATCTAATTTAGTACCAAACTATTATGGAAAATATAAATGTAAAAATCAATATAAACCAAATTATTATCTACCCAATGGTGTATCATAAGAAGAAAACATTCCATTAGTACCAAACTATTACAGGGCAATGAGGGTGACAAACTAGTTCATCCAAAAGTGCCAACATATTGGCTAAAAGAAGTATCAAAATACTGCCCCTATTACAAACTATTCATAAATAATGTACCAAAATATTAGCCCTATTACAAGCAGTAACATAACACAATCCATTCATATTTAAAGTAACAAAAGACTAGCCCTATTACAAACCATCAAGTGGTTGCCTTCCCTTTCCCTTTTCCTTTGACTTGTGATTGTCCACCACCCCCACCAACAATTGGTCTTTTCCCTTTGCAGGTTCTTGCATTGTGACCAACATTGTTACACTTCGTACATGTTACTGATCTATGGGCCCTCGATGCTGTGTTTCCTCTAACAAAGTCCTCCTTTTCCACAATTGATATTGTTCTCTTCTTCTTTGGTCTTCCTATGGGAACACGATGATTTGGAGGCAACAGAGTTGTTGGTATAGCTGACTTCTCCCACATGGACCTTCCATTGATTGGAGTAACCTTAAAAGAATACATCTCTTTCCAGCTTGATAACCAGTAACATGGATGCACAAATGATTCTGGGATTCCCACATCTTTGTCATTCCTCCCCATGTCCCAAATAGCAGCCACACCATGTTTGCATGGAATTCCTGTTAATTCCCACCTTTTGCACGTGCAACTTTGTTGACCTACATCCACAATACACTGATCTTGCCATGGTCCAACAACTTGATATTTTCCAGCACCACAAAATGTTGCAACATACTGTTCTGCCTTACTCTTTATCTTATCCAATATTGTTGTAGCTGTAGGAGTCAAAGGACCTACAACTTTCTGAATTTCCTTGTCAACTTTGACTATCTTCTTCATAATGTACTCTCTGATGAACTCAATGCAGTTAATAATTGGTGCATCACGACCATCTTCTATCTTGTTGTTGAATGCTTCACACAGGTTATTAGTTAGAGCATCACAATGTGCTCTCCCTGAACATAAACAACTTCTATGTCAGTATTCAATTTACCTTCTTTTAAAATTATTAAGTAGAGATCGAAAGTCATTATACCAGTAAAGTGGGAGCGAGCCCAACTTTGAGGAGGTATTTGTTTCAGCCACTCATAAGCATCATTGTTAAGCTTCTTTAGTTTTTCCATTGCTTGATGAAAGTGTTGTACATTAGAGGTCGTGGCACATTCCCAAAGAAGATCCTTGAACACCTTTCCCCTCCAGTTCTTTTTCATGTTGTCGTGTATGTGACGAAGACAATAGCGATGCTCTGCACATGGAAATAGTGTTGCAATCGCAGGCAACAAACCCCTAGCAATAGTAACATGTTTGTATGTTAGTATAACTGCATCAatagtataaaactataaaacctaGTTTGGATAGGTTCCAATACCTTTTGTCTGTCACTCATAAACGTGAAattagaatttgttcccaaacctAAGTCATCACCCAAATTACTTAAAAACCAAGTCCAAGAATTCAATGTTTCTGATTCAACCAAAGCATAGGCTAAAGGATATATCCCATTATTACCATCCAATGCCTTTGATAAGAAACATAAATTACCAGAAAACATTGGTCAGTTAACACtacttaaaataaagaacatacaATACAAAAAGAAATAAGAAGATCTTACCACAGCAGACAAAACTTGGCCTGGATATGGACCTTTCACGAAGGCTCCATCAAGTCCAAGAAAGTCCCTTCTTCCCGCTGCAAAACCTCGCTTCAAAGCTCCAATGCAAACATAGATACGCCTGAATGTTCTTGTCTCAACAGTTGGATTCGCTTcactttcaacatcaattttaaccGTAGTATCTGGGTTACGTGCGTGTACCTCTAAAACATAGTCCCTTATCAACCTGTATTGGCTGGCATAATCTCCTTGAACATGCTTTAAAGCTTGCTGGTTTGCCCTAAAAGTTTTCATatggcaaacccgattctttcaatggaagcgggggcgtcgtcacactaatgcaatggttcgagaggaCCGAAGTAGTTTTCGAAATCTATGCTTGTCCCGAaacgagcaaagtcaagtatgcaaCATTCACTTTCACTGGTagagctctcacttggtggaatggccgagttaagtcacttactcccgtagtggctaactctataagctggtAATACTTGAAAGCTTTGATGCTAAAGGAGTATTGCCTGAGGGTCGAAGTGCAAAAACTTGAAGAAGAAATCAGGAACCTCAAGATGTCGAGCACTGACCTTGAAAATGATACTGCCCGATtgaatgacctagcactcctttgTCCAACAATGGTCACTCCAGAAGAGAAGAAGGTGGAACGATACCTCTAGGgactatcatcccagattcaagaTAGTGTGTTGGCCTCAAGACCCActacttttgacagtgccaaggaattcGCACAACAACTTATCGACCATAGGGCCAACCATGGTACTGCGACCACCACCCATGATCAAGCAAGAGGGGGAAGCAATAAAAGAAAATTCTGGAGCAACAAAAAGAAACGGTCAGGACTAGACTCCGCCAAAAAGCAACAGACAGTTGTTGTTCgtgctgccaccactcctgccACTCCAACACCATTAAGGCAATATGTTGGAACCCTCCCCAAGTGCAGCTTCCACCACACcggtgcttgtcgggaaatgcactgcagcaactgcaacaagaagggacatACTGCTCGATTCTGTACAGCGCCAACCCAACCCCTCACTCAAGTCACCGACACTGGAGCAAGTCAATCCTGCTATGCCCGTGGGGAAACGGGGCACTTCAAACGAGACTGCCTAAAGGCACGAAATGCCAATGTTGGGGGTATaggaagagtcctagctataggaTACGGAGAAGCAGTCAAGGACCCCTCGTAATACCATTAGATGAAATTGAAGttaacgagagtctccacttcgtggaggagccggttgaaatcatggatcggaagatcaaaagGACAAAGCAAAGTTGTATTCCTCTCGTGAAGGTCCGTTGGGATGCTAaacgaggacccgaattcacctgGAACGCAaggaccaaatgaaacaaaagtattcGCATCTTTTTCCAAATTCTTGAAGTCCTAGACAAAacgctaattttgggacgaaattccttctgacggggggatgatgtgtTACAACTAGGAATCTGgtgccttgtaaacattgaagaacgataacaaatgtgaaccaacaatgtaaaagcatgtatgatgcttattcaataacaacaaacttccatcaaacactttataaGAGCACATCAAATAGTCAACCAAAGTTTGGAATCCctaaaatcccggtttaagtccattttggactaggatttccttattgggcctaatagaccaataagtttccaatttgatgtctttgggcttagaactcttatatGGACTCTAATTTGGAGCCACCTTCAtttattttagagtaaattacacgaatggtccctgtggtttagtctaaattacacgcttggtccctaacttatttttctaaCTCGGACTGTCCTTAACTTTTAATTATGTAACCCGCCTAGTCCCTATTCTCACATTCCGTCAATTGTTTCCGTTAGACACCCTACGTGCCTTGCACGTTGGGGGTATAAAAGTCTTTTCACATTTCCAACGATCTTCAAATACTAATTTTTCATCAGGATCGAACCTAATTTAGAGTTTCTTTCAATCCTCCATCGTTTGAAGCGGTTACACCTAAGGATGTTCAAATCAAGGATGGTTCAATGCGATTGTGGGCATGCTGCTGTAATTCGGACTTCAACTACTAACAATAATCCAGGAAGACCCTTTTACGCATGTCCAATTAAGATATGTTGTAGTTGAGAATTTTGTAATCGTAACCCTAGATGAGGATATCACTGTATGCGATTATAGGTATTGTAACCGTGGCTTTTGAAATTGACAGGAACCACGTAAAGGATTTATTGCTTGGGTAGATGATGATGAAAAGGATCATGGTGACAGACTGACAATCTCCTGGCTTGTGAGGTTGAACAAGAAGCTGAAAAATGAAAATCTTTTcttgaaaatatgtttatttattaattgggtattgttctTGGGGATACTTGTTTACAAGCTGTAAGGTGGGGATGAGTTGTTATTGTAATGGTAAAGTCTTCTGTAATGGTTAGGTTGTAGCAATGTATGTGATGGTATCATTATCTGTAATGGTTAGGTTGTAGCAGTGAATGTGAAGGTATCCTTTTCTGTAATGGTTAAGTTGTGTATGTATTGTAATGCAGATGGTTAAGATTTTTAAGATCAATGAAAATGGTGTTTATGTATTGGTTAGGTTGTCTATGTATTGTAATGCAAATGTACTGTAATGGTTGTAGCAgtgttgtattgattatgttttaAAGTGATGTATAAGCAGCATATTGACCATTAATTAGTACCAAACTATAACAGGGCAATGAGGGTGACATCATAAGAAGAATATAACAATCTAATTTAGTACCAAACTATTATGGAAAATATAAATGTAAAAATCAATATAAACCAAATTATTATCTACCCAATGGTGTATCATAAGAAGAAAACATTCCATTAGTACCAAACTATTACAGGGCAATGAGGGTGACAAACTAGTTCATCCAAAAGTGCCAACATATTGGCTAAAAGAAGTATCAAAATACTGCCCCTATTACAAACTATTCATAAATAATGTACCAAAATATTAGCCCTATTACAAGCAGTAACATAACACAATCCATTCATATTTAAAGTAACAAAAGACTATCCCTATTACAAACCATCAAGTGGTTGCCTTCCCTTTCCCTTTTCCTTTGACTTGTGATTGTCCACCACCCCCACCAACAATTGGTCTTTTCCCTTTGCAGGTTCTTGCATTGTGACCAACATTGTTACACTTCATACATGTTACTGATCTATGGGCCCTCGATGCTGTGTTTCCTCTAACAAAGTCCTCCTTTTCCACAATTGATATTGTTCTCTTCTTCTTTGGTCTTCCTATGGGAACACGATGATTTGGAGGCAACATAGTTGTTGGTATAACTGACTTCTCCCACATGgaccttccattgattggactaACCTTAAAAGAATACATCTCTTTCCAGCTTGATAACCAGTAACATGGATGCACAAATGATTATGGGATTCCCACATCTTTGTCATTCCTCCCCATGTCCCAAATAGCAGCCACACCATGTTTGCACGGAATTCCTGTTAATTCCCACCTTTTGCACGTGCAACTTTGTTGACCTACATCCACAATACACTGATCTTGCCATGGTCCAACAACTTGATATTTTCCAGCACCACAAAATGTTGCAACATACTGTTCTGCCTTACTCTTTATCTTATCCAATATTGTTGTAGCTGTAGGAGTCAAAGGACCTACAACTTTCTGAATTTCCTTGTCAACTTTGACTATCTTCTTCATAATGTACTCTCTGATGAACTCAATGCAGTTAATAATTGGTGCATCACGACCATCTTCTATCTTGTTGTTGAATGCTTCACACAGGTTATTAGTTAGAGCATCACAATGTGCTCTCCCTGAACATAAACAACTTCTATGTCAGTATTCAATTTACCTTCTTTTAAAATTATTAAGTAGAGATCGAAAGTCATTATACCAGTAAAGTGGGAGCGAGCTCAACTTTGAGGAGGTATTTGTTTCAGCCACTCATAAGCATCATTGTTAAGCTTCTTTAGTTTTTCCATTGCTTGATGAAAGTGTTGTACATTAGAGGTCGTGGCACATTCCCAAAGAAGATCCTTGAACACCTTTCCCCTCCAGTTCTTTTTCATGTTGTCGTGTATGTGACGAAGACAATAGCGATGCTCTGCACATGGAAATAGTGTTGCAATCGCAGGCAACAAA containing:
- the LOC111888925 gene encoding uncharacterized protein LOC111888925; the protein is MKTFRANQQALKHVQGDYASQYRLIRDYVLEVHARNPDTTVKIDVESEANPTVETRTFRRIYVCIGALKRGFAAGRRDFLGLDGAFVKGPYPGQVLSAVALDGNNGIYPLAYALVESETLNSWTWFLSNLGDDLVILTYKHVTIARGLLPAIATLFPCAEHRYCLRHIHDNMKKNWRGKVFKDLLWECATTSNVQHFHQAMEKLKKLNNDAYEWLKQIPPQSWARSHFTGRAHCDALTNNLCEAFNNKIEDGRDAPIINCIEFIREYIMKKIVKVDKEIQKVVGPLTPTATTILDKIKSKAEQYVATFCGAGKYQVVGPWQDQCIVDVGQQSCTCKRWELTGIPCKHGVAAIWDMGRNDKDVGIPESFVHPCYWLSSWKEMYSFKVTPINGRSMWEKSAIPTTLLPPNHRVPIGRPKKKRTISIVEKEDFVRGNTASRAHRSVTCTKCNNVGHNARTCKGKRPIVGGGGGQSQVKGKGKGKATT